The genomic interval CGTCCGATTCGGCCGCCAAGCGTGCCGGCGGACGGTACCAACGAGTGCCGCACTCCGCTCGGGCTCGTGTGCACGGACCATCTATGTACAGACGCGCCACTCGGGCTGGACAGATCGACACTGTTATACGGGGCGATTTAGTATTGTGGAATAGCTCCAATACAGAACAGGAGCAGATTCCCCATGAACGCCGAATTCGATATCGCGGAGACGCTCGACGTGAAAGGTGCATCGTGCCCGATGCCGGTGATCAAGACGAAGCAGGCGGTCGACGGCCTCGCGGCCGGCGAGGTGCTCGAAGTGGTCGCCACCGACTCGGGCAGTGTGAGTGACATCGCGGGGTGGGCCGAGGGCACACCCGACGTGGAACTGCTCGACCAGGCCGAGGACGGCGACGTGTTCACCCACTACGTCCGCAAGA from Halobaculum marinum carries:
- a CDS encoding sulfurtransferase TusA family protein, which translates into the protein MNAEFDIAETLDVKGASCPMPVIKTKQAVDGLAAGEVLEVVATDSGSVSDIAGWAEGTPDVELLDQAEDGDVFTHYVRKTE